The following proteins come from a genomic window of Chryseobacterium glaciei:
- a CDS encoding LamG-like jellyroll fold domain-containing protein, producing the protein MKNKSLLFKQTLKSLLFCGLTLSTVDLNAQTLAFPEATGFGRYTTGARGAANPQIYLVTNLNDSGPGSFRDAVSQPGRFVIFKVGGIVNLQSIVAVPANTTIAGQTAPGEGIVFLGPRVSFSGANNTIARFLRLRYGGTSQNQDASGIANGANIILDHMTFTWGTDEVFSVNWDGNGTSPDNITIQNSIIGQGMHRHNHSAGGLMQPPPGGKISLIGNLYICNKTRNNKIKGINEFVNNVVYNWGNYGNTYGHTQSGEAYIMGGDSAGASYANIINNYFIGGPNTSTTVTTPFSVGNANFNLYGSGNYFDNNRNGVLDGTLVPQNLTGYPVGDAAAIMSAPYDYPMKNTTVTAQTAFDNIVAKVGASYPRRDQVDNLIVSDLQSKGTTATYVYVQTDLTTQFGFTNGGAGHVYGAPAPLDTDNDGMPDAWETANGLNPNVFDALNVSTTYAPYLNIEVYINNLTNTPAPDFIIPPSNLNFTNAVTTGSTPSSSLTVNWNDNAANETNYVLERSPDGTTFSIIATLPANTTSYNESGLTPNTQYYYRVKAINSTESSVYTSNTVTTPPIPAAPTQASNPTPANGNTSVELNNGNLLLKWTGSTNTTSYTVYFGTNPQNLTNIATVPYSATPSYQLTNLNPATNYYWRIDANNALGLTTGNVWNFRAITQSLVGNWPFMEAPSAGEQIADLTSFANNGTLNVAYDNASVRVPGRENYALDLATSPNTPYIASIPHQDQILFNTNSFTVSYWMKAPVSMIPSSSATSLYVLCKGSFTKNTTTGATGKRFNVEIKGGQLRYAIDDDVTKKEITSPIANYFTNNWVHVVIQRDITAHKMRIYTNGNLSAEGDETAVTGIGEASDLIIGNIGELEFLATTNAPAPYKGAFDELKMYNYALSPTEISALYNEAVLGNAEFSISKNVGSVYPNPLKDQIFIKLPEYKKSSLTATIMDMTGRIVVKEKINSNGNGIFNLNITDRKVSGNYILNVSGDNLNSNFKIIVK; encoded by the coding sequence ATGAAAAACAAATCTTTACTATTTAAGCAGACTCTTAAATCTTTACTGTTTTGTGGATTAACACTATCCACTGTTGATTTGAATGCTCAGACATTAGCATTTCCGGAAGCTACCGGTTTTGGTAGATATACTACAGGAGCGAGAGGTGCCGCAAATCCTCAAATTTATCTGGTTACGAATTTAAATGACAGCGGACCGGGTTCATTCCGTGATGCAGTAAGCCAGCCGGGTAGATTTGTTATCTTTAAAGTGGGAGGTATTGTTAATTTACAGTCAATAGTTGCGGTACCTGCTAATACAACGATTGCGGGGCAGACCGCTCCCGGAGAAGGAATTGTGTTTTTAGGGCCAAGAGTTTCATTTTCAGGAGCCAATAATACGATTGCGAGATTTCTTCGTCTTCGTTATGGCGGGACATCTCAAAATCAAGATGCTTCAGGAATTGCGAATGGAGCCAATATCATTTTGGATCACATGACTTTTACCTGGGGTACAGACGAAGTATTTTCTGTTAACTGGGATGGTAATGGGACGAGTCCGGATAATATAACGATTCAGAATTCTATTATAGGACAGGGAATGCACCGCCACAATCACTCTGCGGGAGGATTAATGCAACCGCCGCCGGGCGGAAAGATCAGTTTAATTGGAAATTTATACATCTGTAATAAAACCCGAAATAATAAAATAAAAGGGATTAATGAGTTTGTAAACAACGTTGTTTACAATTGGGGGAATTACGGAAATACCTATGGGCACACACAATCCGGAGAGGCTTACATTATGGGCGGAGATTCGGCAGGAGCTTCCTATGCGAATATCATCAACAATTATTTTATCGGAGGTCCAAATACAAGCACTACGGTTACTACACCTTTTAGTGTAGGAAATGCCAATTTCAATTTATATGGTTCCGGAAATTATTTTGATAATAATAGAAACGGTGTTTTGGACGGAACTTTAGTTCCTCAGAATTTAACAGGATATCCTGTAGGAGATGCAGCCGCAATAATGTCGGCTCCGTATGATTATCCGATGAAAAACACGACAGTAACTGCGCAGACTGCATTCGATAATATTGTAGCAAAGGTAGGAGCTTCGTATCCGAGACGTGATCAGGTAGATAATTTAATAGTTTCAGATCTACAATCGAAAGGAACAACTGCGACCTATGTTTATGTACAAACAGATTTAACGACTCAATTTGGTTTTACTAATGGTGGGGCAGGACATGTTTATGGTGCTCCGGCTCCTTTAGATACAGATAACGACGGGATGCCGGATGCGTGGGAAACTGCCAACGGATTGAATCCAAACGTTTTTGATGCTTTAAATGTAAGCACAACATATGCTCCATATTTGAACATTGAAGTTTATATTAACAACTTAACAAATACACCGGCTCCGGATTTTATTATTCCGCCATCGAATTTGAATTTCACAAATGCAGTCACAACAGGATCTACACCTTCAAGTTCTTTAACAGTTAACTGGAATGATAATGCTGCTAATGAAACCAATTATGTATTAGAGCGTTCTCCCGATGGAACTACTTTTTCAATCATTGCAACACTTCCTGCGAATACAACAAGCTATAATGAATCAGGTTTAACACCAAATACTCAATATTATTACAGAGTTAAAGCAATAAATTCGACAGAATCTTCTGTTTATACTTCAAATACAGTTACTACACCGCCAATTCCGGCAGCTCCAACACAGGCCTCGAACCCGACTCCCGCAAATGGTAATACTAGCGTAGAGTTGAACAATGGTAATCTGCTTTTAAAATGGACGGGCAGTACAAACACAACATCGTATACAGTTTATTTTGGAACAAATCCTCAAAATTTAACCAATATCGCTACGGTACCTTATTCTGCTACACCATCGTATCAACTTACGAATTTAAATCCGGCAACAAATTACTATTGGAGAATTGATGCTAATAATGCGCTCGGTCTTACAACAGGAAATGTTTGGAATTTCCGTGCAATAACACAAAGTCTTGTCGGAAACTGGCCGTTCATGGAAGCGCCTTCAGCGGGTGAACAGATTGCAGATCTAACATCTTTCGCCAATAATGGAACCTTAAATGTAGCCTATGATAATGCAAGCGTAAGAGTTCCCGGAAGAGAAAATTATGCTCTTGATTTGGCAACTTCACCGAATACACCGTATATAGCGAGTATTCCGCATCAGGATCAGATCTTATTTAATACGAATTCTTTTACTGTTTCTTATTGGATGAAAGCTCCGGTAAGCATGATTCCATCGTCTTCGGCGACAAGTCTTTATGTATTGTGTAAAGGTTCATTTACCAAAAATACGACAACGGGTGCAACCGGTAAACGTTTTAATGTAGAGATCAAAGGCGGTCAGCTACGATATGCTATCGACGATGATGTTACGAAAAAGGAAATCACATCCCCAATTGCCAATTATTTTACCAACAACTGGGTACATGTTGTGATCCAGAGAGATATTACAGCGCACAAAATGAGAATTTATACCAATGGAAATTTAAGTGCTGAAGGAGACGAAACTGCAGTAACAGGTATTGGTGAAGCAAGTGACCTGATCATCGGAAACATCGGTGAGCTTGAATTTTTGGCAACTACCAATGCTCCGGCTCCTTACAAAGGTGCATTTGATGAACTTAAAATGTACAATTACGCATTATCTCCAACGGAAATATCTGCTTTGTACAATGAAGCAGTATTAGGTAATGCGGAATTCAGTATCAGTAAAAATGTGGGATCTGTATATCCAAATCCTTTGAAAGACCAGATTTTCATTAAACTTCCGGAATATAAAAAATCAAGCTTAACAGCGACAATCATGGATATGACAGGAAGGATTGTTGTTAAAGAAAAAATAAATTCAAACGGAAATGGAATTTTTAATTTAAATATCACCGATAGAAAAGTATCAGGAAATTATATATTGAATGTTTCAGGAGATAATTTGAATAGTAATTTTAAAATTATTGTTAAATAG
- a CDS encoding PhzF family isomerase — protein sequence MKTFKIYQIDAFTKEKFSGNPAGVVVNADGLNATQMQQIAKELNNSETAFLFSPHDNNSDGSIRYFTPQSEVPICGHATIAAMYAKAIEDNLDSCILRFKTQVGILPFEIIKEKEDYQVIMTQGKFELSPTFDPIINQQILSALGLDYSDTDKRCPIQIASTGHSKVMIGIKSRDQLNSLTPDYNSLTNISRQINCNGYFVFTFDSDDRDILTYGRMFAPAIGINEDPVTGNANGPLGGYLIQNQIIDFKGNLFEFKGKQGEKIDRLGVVNVSVTLENGLPSIIKIKGNATIVFKTEIEI from the coding sequence ATGAAAACTTTTAAAATTTATCAAATAGACGCTTTCACAAAAGAGAAATTTAGTGGAAATCCCGCAGGAGTAGTTGTAAATGCCGATGGATTGAATGCTACTCAAATGCAGCAAATCGCAAAAGAACTAAACAATTCTGAAACGGCTTTCCTTTTTTCTCCGCACGACAATAATTCTGACGGTTCAATAAGATATTTTACTCCACAATCAGAAGTACCAATTTGCGGACATGCTACCATTGCCGCAATGTACGCGAAAGCTATTGAAGATAATTTAGATTCTTGTATTTTAAGGTTTAAAACTCAGGTCGGAATTCTTCCTTTCGAAATAATTAAGGAAAAAGAAGATTACCAAGTAATAATGACGCAGGGCAAATTTGAACTCAGCCCTACATTTGATCCTATTATAAATCAACAAATATTATCTGCATTAGGACTTGATTATTCTGATACTGATAAAAGGTGCCCGATTCAAATTGCTTCTACGGGACACTCAAAAGTTATGATTGGTATAAAAAGTAGGGATCAACTCAACAGCCTTACCCCCGATTATAATAGTTTGACTAATATAAGTAGACAGATCAACTGCAATGGATATTTTGTTTTTACATTTGATTCGGATGATCGTGATATATTAACCTATGGAAGGATGTTTGCTCCGGCAATCGGAATAAATGAGGATCCCGTTACAGGTAACGCTAACGGACCGTTGGGTGGATATTTAATACAGAATCAAATTATTGATTTTAAAGGTAATCTATTCGAATTCAAAGGTAAACAAGGCGAAAAAATAGATAGACTTGGGGTAGTAAACGTAAGTGTTACCCTTGAAAATGGGCTCCCTTCAATAATTAAAATAAAGGGTAATGCTACAATCGTATTTAAAACCGAAATTGAAATCTGA
- a CDS encoding response regulator, which yields MKKKIVLVQDNEDILDIMDQVLKEEGFDVTSSLTTEPIEHIEEIEPDLVIVDDHIKGNKKGSEVIEKLKSEPETEDLSAVLTSTSYNLPKEAKDCKADDYIEKPFDIDHMITVVKKNS from the coding sequence ATGAAGAAGAAGATTGTACTTGTTCAGGATAATGAAGATATCTTGGATATAATGGATCAGGTATTGAAGGAAGAAGGTTTTGATGTTACTTCGTCATTAACAACAGAGCCTATTGAACATATTGAAGAGATTGAACCTGACTTAGTTATTGTAGATGATCATATCAAGGGAAATAAGAAGGGGTCTGAGGTAATTGAAAAATTAAAATCTGAACCAGAAACAGAAGATCTATCAGCTGTGCTTACTTCTACTTCATATAACTTACCAAAAGAGGCGAAAGACTGTAAAGCTGATGACTATATTGAAAAACCATTTGATATTGATCATATGATAACGGTGGTTAAAAAAAATTCTTAG